AAACAAAAGTTTAATCCTTCAAAACAATGCATCCGCATTTAACTAAAAAGGAGTTTTTCTTTATTTTTTTGATGTTTTCCTTTCCGCATTGAGAAATAAATGTAAGTGCCGATTACTGGCAAAAAAATCGATAATAATACCCAAAAAAACATGTTCGAAACCTTATTTTTATAAGCGTCGACAGTTACCATAATAATGCAGGTCGACATTGTAATACTTACCAGGACCGCGATAAGTAAACATACAATAAAAGCAAACATTTTGATCGGTTTTTAGTTGGTTTAAATGCAATGTGTTTGGTTTTCTATCTACTTATACTTTTACTAACAGTTTAAAGTTTCAACTTTAACATTAAGTTTTTAAAATAATTTAGTCATTTTCGTAAAAATTAATTAACAAATGTTAGCTGAAATAATCACAATAGGAGATGAAATATTAATCGGTCAGGTAGTTGATACCAATTCAGCCTGGATGGGGGAGAAGCTAAATGAAATTGGCATTTCTGTAAAGCAAATCACCTCGATTAGTGACAATAAGCATGCTATTATACAAGGACTAACTGAAGCTTGTGCTCATGCTGATATCATTTTGATAACAGGTGGTTTGGGCCCTACAAAAGATGATATTACCAAACATTCTTTATGTGATTTTTTTGGATCAAAACTAAGAGTTGACGAAGCTGCTCTTGAAAACGTAAAAGGACTATTTAAACGATTTAACAGGCCTATGCTGGAAGTAAATTTAAAACAGGCAGAGGTACCTGATAATTGTTCGGTAATTCAAAACCAGAATGGAACAGCTCCGGGTATGTGGTTTGATTATAATAATAAAATTATAGTATCAATGCCAGGCGTACCATTTGAAATGATCGGGATGATGGAAAGCTATGTTTTGCCACAACTAAAAGAACGTTTCAATATCAATAATATAATCCATAAAACCATTATTACTGCTGGAATAGGAGAATCGTTTTTAGCGAAAGAAATTGAAGAAATTGAAGACAATCTGCCATCAAATATAAAGCTTGCTTATCTGCCAAAATTAGGTCAGGTTAGACTTAGATTAAGTGCAACAGGAACTAATAAAGAACAATTAAATAATGAAGTAAACCATTTTGCTAAACAAATTATTGAAAAAGTAAATGAACATGTAATTGCTGTAGATGATATAAGTATTCAAGAAGCAATATTAAAGACATTATCAGAAAATAATAAAACACTTTCAACTGCCGAAAGTTGTACCGGTGGCTATATTGCACATTTAATTACCAGTATTCCAGGTTCTTCAAAAGCTTTTATGGGAGGTGCGGTTACTTATAGCAATGAATTAAAGCAACAAATGGTAGGCGTTAAAGCTGAAACTTTAGAAAACCATGGTGCCGTAAGTGAAGAAACTGTAAAAGAAATGGCCATTGGCGCTCTTAAAACTTATAACACTGATTATTCTATTGCCTGTTCGGGAATTGCCGGTCCGGATGGAGGAACACCAGAAAAACCTGTAGGAACAGTTTGGGTAGCAGTAGCTAGTAAAAATGATGTTATTGCAAAAAAATTCTTGTTTGGAAACAAACGCATTCAAAATATAGAACGAACAGCGATAAACGGATTATATATGCTTTGGAAGTTGATCAAAACCCAATAATAAAAAACTCAAAAGCAACTATTAAAGTAAACACATTTCCCTGGATTATTAATTACATATTGGTAAAGTAGGTTTTTAACGTAATCATACGATGAACATACCGTTAAGGTTTGTTTTAAGGAATCTACATTATTCCAGATAGTATGGTCATCAATAAATCCCATACCGTAAAATTCGCCTTTTAGCACTAGCAAACAACTTTTTTCATTTTCATTACGACCATCATCAATGATGGCAAAAGATGGTAAATAGTTGCTTACTGCAGCTAGGGCCATTTCTACTCGTTCATTATAGGTTACAAAAGACTCATCCCCTTTACAAGCACCTCTGCATTCTGGAGAACACATTTCTGAATGATTGCCTAAAAAGCATAGCTTGCTGCACAATTCATAATCCTCTGTTAATTGGTGTAGAAATCTATATCCCTCATTTAATGTATTGAATGTTGCAAGAGCTGTAAAATTCTTGATTTTTTTACTAATCGCCAATCTTTTATATCCGTTCTGTGCGTCAAACAAATACAGTCCATACAACTGATCATACTGCTTTAAAGAACGATTGTATTTAGGCCAATACTTCTTTATTTCCAATGCTTCAAGAACAAAGGAATATAACTCAGTTCCACATTCAGTAAATGAAATACTGTAAATATTTCTCAAAAACTCTTGTTTTTGCTGATTAGGTTTATTGTTTGTAAAATGACTTAAAACCCTTTTTTTTAGATCTACAGCTTTGCCTATATATATAATTTTGCCTTTCTTATCATAGAAATAGTAGACTCCCGGTGCATGGGGAAGGTTCTCAACATGTTCTTTAGGTAGATTTGCCGGCAAGGAAGCCTCCTTCGAACCTTTTTTAAGCGAAAGTTCAATAAATCCATCAAAATCATTATCAAGCAATTTTGAGAATAAAACAGTAGTTGCACATGCATCTCCTCCCGCGCGATGTCTGTTTTCCAATGTAATGGATAACTGTTTACATAATTTACCCAAGCTATAAGAGGGAAATCCAGGAAATATCTTACGCGCTAAACGGACAGTACAAAGCTTCTTGGTTTGTAGTTTATAGTTTAATAAATCGAATTGATGATGCAGGAAGGAGTAATCAAAATTTACATTGTGAGCAACAAAAATTTTGTCTTCTAATATTTCAAAAAGGTCTCC
Above is a window of Solitalea lacus DNA encoding:
- a CDS encoding competence/damage-inducible protein A gives rise to the protein MLAEIITIGDEILIGQVVDTNSAWMGEKLNEIGISVKQITSISDNKHAIIQGLTEACAHADIILITGGLGPTKDDITKHSLCDFFGSKLRVDEAALENVKGLFKRFNRPMLEVNLKQAEVPDNCSVIQNQNGTAPGMWFDYNNKIIVSMPGVPFEMIGMMESYVLPQLKERFNINNIIHKTIITAGIGESFLAKEIEEIEDNLPSNIKLAYLPKLGQVRLRLSATGTNKEQLNNEVNHFAKQIIEKVNEHVIAVDDISIQEAILKTLSENNKTLSTAESCTGGYIAHLITSIPGSSKAFMGGAVTYSNELKQQMVGVKAETLENHGAVSEETVKEMAIGALKTYNTDYSIACSGIAGPDGGTPEKPVGTVWVAVASKNDVIAKKFLFGNKRIQNIERTAINGLYMLWKLIKTQ
- a CDS encoding exonuclease domain-containing protein, coding for MQAERNLYAIVDIETTGGYASGNNIIEVAVFVHDGFTIVDKYETLVNPGVPIPIHIQALTGITNEMVSNAPLFREIAGDLFEILEDKIFVAHNVNFDYSFLHHQFDLLNYKLQTKKLCTVRLARKIFPGFPSYSLGKLCKQLSITLENRHRAGGDACATTVLFSKLLDNDFDGFIELSLKKGSKEASLPANLPKEHVENLPHAPGVYYFYDKKGKIIYIGKAVDLKKRVLSHFTNNKPNQQKQEFLRNIYSISFTECGTELYSFVLEALEIKKYWPKYNRSLKQYDQLYGLYLFDAQNGYKRLAISKKIKNFTALATFNTLNEGYRFLHQLTEDYELCSKLCFLGNHSEMCSPECRGACKGDESFVTYNERVEMALAAVSNYLPSFAIIDDGRNENEKSCLLVLKGEFYGMGFIDDHTIWNNVDSLKQTLTVCSSYDYVKNLLYQYVINNPGKCVYFNSCF